The following proteins are encoded in a genomic region of Cryptomeria japonica chromosome 11, Sugi_1.0, whole genome shotgun sequence:
- the LOC131058028 gene encoding organic cation/carnitine transporter 3-like: MDPPTWEEQKHSDSDELIQVQEVEKNMFSIDEIIETYVGGFGPAQLFQVVIVALAWAFDAQHTFVTIFTDAQPSWRCTNGNQIPETEMCTPQSSICDMDSTLWEWERGKEVSVISQWNLVCANTIQAGFPSLFFFMGSLLGCIIVGPLADSWLGRKRTLVFSTMILSLMGLLTSVSPNIWVYSFLRALTGFGRSSTGTYCLVLSTELVGRRWRSLIGFLVFFSFTLGFLSLPALAYLTRNSFSWRNTYIYISIPPLAYSLLLLLFIWESPRWLLLRGDSQEALKCLRKMAELNGRVLPENVGIQDCIAESRTESSLSLLWTTQWARRRLMSTMAVGSGLGLIYYGMPFGVAGLDFNLYLSVTFNALSEIPAAIFSSIIVAKSGRRRAILMLTLLSGIFCFLCVFYSLGIPDIPNSTANRKNWAQIIAEVGGFLSAVTAFNVMLIYCLELFPSSVRNSAMSMLRQAIYAGAIVSPVIVVIGHSNTAISFGLFGIAIIISGLFVLGLPETKDRPLYDTLGNQECQETLLSKSPLLP, translated from the exons ATGGATCCACCCACCTGGGAAGAGCAGAAGCACAGTGATAGTGATGAGCTAATCCAAGTGCAAGAAGTTGAGAAAAACATGTTTTCTATTGATGAAATAATAGAAACATATGTTGGGGGTTTTGGACCAGCTCAGCTGTTCCAAGTGGTAATTGTTGCCTTGGCTTGGGCATTTGATGCCCAGCACACCTTTGTCACCATTTTTACTGATGCCCAACCTTCATGGCGCTGCACTAATGGGAATCAAATACCAGAAACAGAAATGTGCACTCCACAATCATCAATATGTGACATGGACTCAACACTGTGGGAGTGGGAAAGAGGAAAAGAGGTGTCTGTCATATCACAGTGGAACCTTGTTTGTGCCAACACCATCCAAGCAGGCTTTCCTTCTCTGTTTTTCTTTATGGGATCACTACTAG GTTGTATAATAGTAGGACCGTTGGCAGATTCTTGGCTGGGTCGTAAACGAACTCTGGTGTTTTCCACTATGATACTTTCATTAATGGGCCTTTTAACCTCTGTTTCACCCAACATTTGGGTCTACTCTTTCCTCCGAGCTCTCACCGGTTTTGGTAGATCCTCCACGGGAACTTATTGCCTGGTTCTCTCTACTGAGCTCGTTGGTCGCCGATGGAGAAGCCTTAttggttttcttgtatttttctcctTCACCTTGGGATTTCTTTCACTTCCAGCCCTCGCCTACCTCACCAGAAATTCCTTTTCCTGGAGAAACACGTACATCTATATCTCCATACCTCCTCTGGCATATTCTTTGCTGCTGCTGCTTTTCATTTGGGAGTCCCCCAGATGGCTTCTTCTCAGAGGAGATTCCCAAGAGGCCCTGAAATGTTTAAGAAAAATGGCAGAACTGAACGGAAGAGTTTTGCCAGAAAATGTAGGGATACAAGACTGTATTGCAGAGAGCCGAACAGAGTCTTCTTTATCACTGTTGTGGACAACTCAATGGGCTCGCAGAAGACTTATGTCAACAATGGCGGTGGGCTCTGGGCTGGGGCTCATCTATTATGGAATGCCCTTTGGAGTAGCAGGTTTGGACTTCAATTTATATCTGAGTGTCACATTCAACGCTCTCTCAGAGATTCCAGCGGCCATTTTCTCCAGTATTATTGTTGCTAAGTCTGGGCGTCGAAGGGCAATTCTAATGTTGACACTATTGAGTGGCATATTCTGCTTCCTGTGTGTGTTCTATTCACTGGGTATACCAGATATTCCCAATTCAACTGCAAACAGAAAGAATTGGGCACAGATAATTGCTGAAGTAGGAGGGTTTTTGAGTGCAGTTACAGCGTTCAACGTTATGTTGATTTATTGCTTGGAATTGTTTCCATCGAGTGTTCGAAACTCGGCCATGTCAATGCTCAGGCAAGCCATCTATGCAGGGGCAATTGTGAGTCCAGTAATTGTTGTGATAGGCCATAGCAACACAGCTATTTCCTTCGGTCTATTTGGAATTGCAATAATTATAAGCGGTTTGTTTGTATTGGGCCTTCCTGAAACTAAAGATCGGCCTCTGTATGACACACTGGGAAATCAAGAATGTCAGGAGACACTCCTTTCTAaatcacctttgcttccatag